One Agelaius phoeniceus isolate bAgePho1 chromosome 7, bAgePho1.hap1, whole genome shotgun sequence DNA segment encodes these proteins:
- the CMKLR2 gene encoding chemerin-like receptor 2: MTFEDFENYSYFYDLSEEDESPQSSLSIAHIISLFFYSVAFLLGVPGNAIVIWFMGFKWDKSVSTLWFLNLAIADFIFVLFLPLYITYVAMGFHWPFGKWLCKMNSFIALLNMFASVFFLTFISLDRYIRLVHPVFSYKYRTVKNTLILSGVIWMSAAIIGGPALYFRDTATVLNNVTICYNNFHVHDRELILLTHHILIWVRLAFGYLFPLVTMVICYSLLIIKVKRRTVLTSSRLFWTITAVVVAFFVCWTPYHIFSIVELSAHHDENLHDLLQDGIPLSTGLGFINSCLNPILYVLISKKFQAQVKSTVSEVLKLALWEVSRSGTVSEQLWSSDNAPARCCETAQ; the protein is encoded by the coding sequence ATGACATTTGAAGATTTTGAGAACTACTCTTATTTCTACGATCTGTCTGAGGAAGATGAATCACCCCAGTCCTCCCTCAGCATTGCCCAtattatttcccttttcttttacagtGTGGCATTTCTGCTGGGAGTGCCAGGTAATGCCATTGTCATCTGGTTTATGGGCTTTAAGTGGGATAAATCTGTTTCCACACTCTGGTTCCTGAATCTGGCCATTGCAGATTTCATTTTTGTTCTCTTCCTGCCCCTCTATATTACATATGTGGCAATGGGCTTCCACTGGCCCTTTGGGAAGTGGCTCTGCAAAATGAACTCATTCATTGCACTACTTAATATGTTTGCCAGTGTTTTCTTCCTGACATTCATCAGCCTTGACCGCTACATCCGCCTCGTCCACCCCGTCTTTTCCTACAAGTACAGGACTGTAAAGAACACCCTCATTCTCAGTGGGGTCATTTGGATGTCAGCAGCAATTATTGGTGGCCCTGCCTTATACTTTAGAGACACAGCCACAGTCCTCAACAATGTCACCATTTGCTACAACAACTTCCATGTGCATGACAGAGAACTTATTTTGCTGACACATCACATCCTCATTTGGGTGAGGCTTGCATTTGGTTACCTCTTTCCTTTAGTGACCATGGTGATTTGCTACTCACTGCTGATTATCAAAGTGAAGAGGAGAACTGTACTGACTTCTAGCAGGCTTTTCTGGACCATCACTGCTGTAGTTGTAGCTTTTTTTGTCTGCTGGACACCATATCATATATTCAGCATTGTGGAACTGTCTGCTCACCATGATGAAAACCTGCATGACTTACTGCAGGATGGCATTCCCCTCTCCACTGGCCTTGGTTTCATCAACAGTTGCCTCAACCCAATCCTCTATGTACTGATTAGCAAGAAGTTCCAGGCTCAGGTGAAGAGCACGGTGTCTGAGGTGCTGAAGCTGGCCCTGTGGGAGGTGAGCCGCTCGGGCACGGTCAGcgagcagctctggagctcgGACAACGCGCCCGCGCGCTGCTGTGAGACTGCCCAGTGA
- the EEF1B2 gene encoding elongation factor 1-beta gives MGFGDLKSAAGLRVLNDFLADKSYIEGYVPSQADIAVFEAIAGPPPAELFHALRWYNHIKSYEKQKASLPGVKKALGKYGPADVEDTTGAATDSKDDDDIDLFGSDDEEESEEAKKLREERLAQYESKKSKKPAVVAKSSILLDVKPWDDETDMAKLEECVRSVQADGLVWGSSKLVPVGYGIKKLQIQCVVEDDKVGTDMLEERITAFEDYVQSMDVAAFNKI, from the exons ATGGGCTTCGGGGACCTGAAGTCCGCCGCGGGTCTCCGCGTCCTCAATGACTTCCTGGCCGATAAGAGCTACATCGAGGG GTACGTTCCTTCCCAGGCTGATATAGCAGTCTTCGAAGCGATCGCTGGCCCGCCGCCTGCAGAATTGTTCCATGCTCTCCGGTGGTACAATCACATTAAGTCCTATGAAAAGCAAAAGGCAAG cttgCCAGGAGTAAAGAAGGCTTTGGGAAAATATGGTCCTGCTGATGTTGAGGATACCACAGGTGCGGCCACAGATAGCAAAGATGATGATGACATTGACCTTTTTGGATCTGATGATGAGGAG GAAAGTGAAGAAGCAAAGAAACTGAGGGAAGAGCGTCTGGCCCAGTATGAATCAAAGAAATCCAAAA AACCAGCTGTTGTTGCCAAGTCATCAATCCTGCTTGATGTGAAACCTTGGGATGATGAGACAGACATGGCCAAACTAGAGGAGTGTGTCCGAAGCGTTCAAGCGGATGGCTTGGTCTGGGGGTCTT ccAAGCTAGTACCTGTTGGCTATGGTATCAAAAAGCTTCAGATCCAGTGTGTTGTTGAAGATGATAAAGTTGGAACAGATATGCTGGAAGAGAGAATAACAGCTTTTGAAGATTATGTACAATCAATGGATGTAGCTGCTTTCAATAAGATTTAA
- the NDUFS1 gene encoding NADH-ubiquinone oxidoreductase 75 kDa subunit, mitochondrial has protein sequence MFRLLAVPRTLAGVTQSSRVCGRTTATAASNQIEVFVDGHPVLVNPGTTVLQACEKAGVQIPRFCYHDRLSVAGNCRMCLVEIEKAPKPVAACAMPVMKGWNILTNSEKSRKAREGVMEFLLANHPLDCPICDQGGECDLQDQSMMFGSDRSRFRESKRAVEDKNIGPLVKTIMTRCIQCTRCIRFASEVAGVDDLGTTGRGNDMQVGTYVEKMFMSELSGNIIDICPVGALTSKPYAFTARPWETRKVESIDVLDAVGSNIVVSTRTGEVMRILPRLHEDINEEWISDKTRFAYDGLKRQRLTQPMVKNEKGVFVYASWEDVLPRVAGVLQSVEGKDIAAVVGGLVDAEALIALKDLLNRLNCDTLCTEEIFPTAGAGTDLRSNYLLNTKIAGVEEADVLLLVGTNPRFEAPLFNARIRKSWLHNDLQVALVGSPVDLTYRYEHLGESPQILLEIASGKHAFSKVLDNAKKPMVVVGSTALQRSDGAAILAAVSTIAQNSRATSGAGADWKVMNILHRVASQVAALDLGFKPGVEAIRKSAPKVLYLLGADAGAITRQDLPEYCFIIYQGHHGDVGAPMADIILPGAAYTEKAATYVNTEGRAQQTRVAVTPPGMAREDWKIIRAVSELAGLTLPYENLDEIRKRLEEVSPNLVRYDDVEEANYFIQANELAKLAKQQLLADPLVPPQLTIKDFYMTDSISRASQTMAKCVKAVVEGAHAVEEPSIC, from the exons ATGTTCCGACTGCTTGCTGTCCCCAGGACCTTAGCTGGGGTCACCCAGTCCTCCAGAGTATGTG GGCGTACAACTGCAACAGCAGCCAGCAACCAAATAGAGGTGTTTGTGGATGGCCATCCTGTATTGGTGAACCCTGGAACCACTGTCCTGCAG GCCTGTGAAAAGGCTGGAGTTCAGATACCTCGTTTTTGTTACCATGATCGTCTGTCTGTCGCTGGAAACTGTAGGATGTGTCTTGTGGAAATAGAGAAAGCTCCAAAG CCAGTTGCTGCTTGTGCCATGCCAGTTATGAAGGGCTGGAATATACTGACAAACTCTGAGAAGTCCAGGAAAGCAAG AGAGGGTGTAATGGAGTTTCTGCTGGCAAATCACCCACTGGACTGTCCTATCTGTGATCAGGGTGGAGAATGTGATCTACAG GACCAGTCAATGATGTTTGGCAGTGATAGGAGCAGATTTAGAGAGAGCAAACGTGCTGTGGAGGACAAGAACATTGGCCCCTTAGTGAAAACCATCATGACTCGGTGTATACAGTGCACTCGATGCATCAG GTTTGCTAGTGAGGTTGCAGGGGTAGATGACTTGGGAACAACCGGAAGAGGAAATGATATGCAAGTTGGTACTTACGTTGAGAAAATGTTTATGTCTGAGTTATCAGGAAATATTATTGACATCTGCCCAGTTGGTGCTCTTACCTCCAAGCCATATGCCTTTACTGCACGCCCATGGGAGACAAG GAAGGTAGAGTCAATTGATGTTCTTGATGCAGTTGGAAGCAACATTGTAGTGAGCACGAGAACTGGAGAAGTGATGAGGATTTTGCCAAGGCTGCATGAAGATATCAATGAGGAATGGATATCTGACAAAACCAG GTTTGCTTATGATGGTCTGAAGCGTCAGAGACTTACTCAGCCAATGGTCAAAAATGAGAAAGGAGTATTTGTTTATGCCTCATGGGAGGATGTATTACCTCGTGTTGCTGGCGTG CTCCAGTCAGTGGAAGGTAAGGATATAGCAGCAGTTGTAGGAGGGCTGGTGGATGCAGAAGCACTAATAGCTCTGAAAGACCTACTGAATAGACTGAATTGTGATACACTCTGCACTGAAGAGATCTTTCCTACTGCTGGAGCTGG CACAGATTTACGCTCCAACTACCTGCTGAATACCAAGATTGCTGGGGTGGAGGAGGCAGATGTCCTCCTTCTGGTTGGCACCAATCCACGCTTTGAGGCACCGCTCTTTAATGCTAGAATTCGAAAGAG CTGGCTTCACAATGACTTGCAAGTGGCCCTTGTCGGCTCTCCTGTGGATCTGACCTACAGATATGAACATCTGGGAGAGTCCCCACAGATACTTCTGGAGATTGCTTCTGGCAAGCATGCCTTCTCCAAG GTCCTCGACAATGCCAAAAAGCCAATGGTGGTGgtgggcagcacagccctgcagcgcAGTGACGGAGCTGCCATCCTCGCTGCTGTTTCCACCATTGCACAGAACAGCAGGGCCACGAGTGGTGCTGGTGCTGATTGGAAGGTCATGAACATCCTACACAG GGTTGCAAGCCAAGTCGCTGCTTTGGACCTGGGTTTCAAACCAGGAGTGGAGGCAATTAGGAAAAGTGCTCCCAAAGTATTGTATCTCTTGGGAGCAGATGCCGGTGCTATAACACGTCAAGACTTGCCAGAGTACTGTTTTATCATCTATCAAG GGCATCACGGGGATGTGGGAGCTCCCATGGCTGATATTATTCTCCCAGGAGCAGCATATACAGAGAAAGCAGCCACATATGTGAATACTGAAGGTCGGGCCCAGCAGACAAGAGTAGCAGTAACACCTCCTGGGATGGCAAGGGAAGACTGGAAAATTATTAGAGCTGTCTCTGAG TTGGCTGGTCTGACCTTGCCTTACGAGAACCTCGATGAGATACGGAAGCGTTTAGAAGAAGTATCACCCAATCTGGTTCGATATGATGACGTGGAAGAAGCAAACTACTTCATCCAGGCAAATGAGTTGGCAAAG TTAGCAAAGCAACAGCTTCTTGCTGATCCTCTTGTTCCACCTCAGCTCACAATAAAAGACTTTTATATGACAG attCTATCAGTAGAGCATCGCAGACAATGGCCAAGTGTGTGAAAGCTGTTGTTGAAGGTGCCCATGCAGTAGAAGAGCCATCCATCTGCTAG